CCTCTTCAAGTAGGCTGTTAATGAGACCAGTCGTAGCTTGGCCGGAACAATCGCATACGACTGCTTGAGCTGGGCGGGGACGCGGAATGATTCCTCCTCCTTGTTTGActtctcatcctcctcctcggaCGGGTCGGCCTTGATGTGTACCGCATCTTTCAAACTGATTTCTCCTAGCTTTTGGACATTCATCTTCAGTGTAGCAGAACAGAGAATTGTCGTCCTGCGCGTAGGAACACCGGGAACGCGACTCGGCCGCTGTCTAGCGTCAAGTTTCTTGACAATGCCTTGCAATTCCTCCTCGAAGCCCATGTCCATCAACCGATCACCCTCGTCAAGCACGAGCCACCGCACATTGCTGACCTCCAGCGCTTCCGTATTGTCGAGATGGTCTACCAATCGACCAGGTGTTGCGACAAGGATATTTAATCCTTTTCTCAACCGTGccttctctgattttttcttctctccaccAATAACTGTCCCACACACGATCCAATTCGCGCAGCGCAGGATGTTCTCCAACACGACGGAGATCTGCTTGCACAGTTCACGGGTGGGTGCCAAGATGATGGCGAATAATCCACTGTCTCGGTGCACTTGAGTATCGGTATGTTCATTTTTCGCTTTTGAAAGATCCATAATCCGCTGCACCAGCGGCAGAAGATAAGCCAGGGTTTTTCCGGAACCGGTTTCAGCCTGGATGAAAGCATCGCTTTCCTCCTTGAGCAATTGTGTAATTGAGCTTGTCTGGATAGCCGTCGGTGCCTTGAGTTCCAGCTTTGTGAGCAGATGCGCGGCAAGATTGGGAGACAGGCCCAGATTTGTAAAGGTATCCAGTCCGTCGATTAGCGGCGCATTAGTCGGCTTCGCATCTTCTGCCTCTCTTTCCTGCTTGGGTTCCTCGGGGTTGCGCGCTTCGGGGTTGCTACTGAAGAGCGAGGAAACGAAATGGCGGGGGTCTCGTGGATGTTGCTGTGGTCGTCGATCACCACCAGAACGTGGGGCGCTAGGGCGATTGAACGAGTCTGTGTCTTCGGTCCTTTGCCTTTTTACGGGCCGTGTACCGAGTTGGATCTGGTTTGGGTTCTTGGACGCTGCATTTCGGGCAGCGGCGTCTCCATCTCCGGGTGCTTTCTCAGATACTCGGTGGGCTGAGCGCTTCTTTGCGGTCAGGCGGTCTCGCCATGTTCCTCCCTTGAACTTTGATTCAGGCTTGATGACACTGTCACCAATGCTAAAGTTCATAAGCATTCCATCGTCGGCCATTTTGAAAGATGGCGATCCCCGGTGAAAATGGAGGGGGGTTGTGAAAGTTTTGTGCCGGCGATCCAAAAGCTTTCGAGACTTTTTTCGGCGCCAAGACTTCCAGGCTCTCAAGCAAATTTTCTCCGCCCTAAGGATTTGCCCTACTTTGTTTACATTGAGCTGCGAAAGTAAATTTAAAGATAAATTTGGATCTTTTGACGTCTATCTTGCTTTTGAAGAATATATGTAAATGTCTTGCTTGCAAAACACGCTATTTTACAGTGTTAGATGTTCATTACAGAAAGTTCGACATGGTGTCAAGGACGAGGACCAAAAATGAGGTTGTCAATGAGTCGCACGGGGACCTTCCCATCGCCCAATCCACAGTCTTCGCCTTGCTTGGACTCCTCCAGCGGTGCCATCTTGAATGCGGTACTCAAAACTGCGCCCTTAACCGGATCGACAACTTCAAGCTCGTCAAGGGTATCAGGATCGGCGAGAGAAATGTAGTCGACCTCGTAAAGTGCTCTCTCAGATGGAGAGAGAGATTTTTGTTCGGAAAGAACATTATCCGTCACATTACGCGCAGCCCCAAGGATATCTGCCCGACTGTTATTGCCATTCAAGTATACTTCTTCGGCGGCTTTCAGCGCCTTGTAGATAGTGAGCCCGACGGTTCGTCTCCTGTCGCCCAGGTAGACATTCCGCGAGCTCAGCGCCAGGCCGTCATGTTCACGTGTAGTTTCAATAATTCGCAATTCGGTGCCAACATGGAAATCCTCTACCATGCGTTTGATTACCACAGTCTGTTGCACATCTTTCTGGCCAAAGTAGATACGGTCGGGGGTTGTAATATTGAAGAGCTTCATGCAAACCGTCGTTACACCCCGGAAGAAAACCGGACGAGAGCCGCCCTCCAGTTTAGTGGACAATGGGGTGATTGTGACAAATGAGCCGCATCCATCAACCTCTGACGAAGGGGGCAGACCGGGGTACATGACCTTCGTAGTCGGCGCGAAAATGGCAGTGATGCGCCCGGAATTTGCGCTGTTTTCTCTCAGCCGCTCGAGCTCTTCATTCAGATTTTCTAATTTCTCAACATCAGCATCCCAGGTGCGGGGATAGCTGGACAAATCCTCTGTGACGCCGAATTGTGTGGGATTGACGAAGATGCTGACAAAAATATCTGTATTCTCCCGAGCAGCTTGTCGAATTAGGGAGAGATGGCCCTCATGAAGTGCGCCCATGGTAGGAACGAAGCCTACACTCCGGTCCTTTAACAACAATTGATGCCGGAGTCCCCGGATTGAGGGAACATCGCGAAAGACTTGAAAGCTGGCTGGTTGACGAACAGATTGCGAAGCGGCGGTCGCGTCGGCCAAGAGGGACGAAGTTGTCGCTGTCATAAAGTGAGCTTATTTGGAGTTAGAATTTCCATAAAAAGAGACATACTCGAAAACGATCTTGCACCATTCACCAAGCGAGACATATTGTGTGAGGATAGAATGAGCTCAATGCAAGATGCATACGTCAACGCCCGATCGTAGGATGAGAGAGCTACGGGGCACATCAAGGTCACGTGCGGACAACCTCGGGTCATTTCTGGGGAAATCCGAAAAACTTCCGGGGCGATCGCCGTTTGATTGCCGCTTAAGAGCTTGGGGGTTTAAGCTATGATTCGGTCCCGCACCTCCTCTCTTTTGAGCTTCTCATCTGATTccatcttcttttcttccatgGACCTAAT
Above is a genomic segment from Penicillium digitatum chromosome 3, complete sequence containing:
- a CDS encoding ATP dependent RNA helicase (Dbp7), putative, whose translation is MADDGMLMNFSIGDSVIKPESKFKGGTWRDRLTAKKRSAHRVSEKAPGDGDAAARNAASKNPNQIQLGTRPVKRQRTEDTDSFNRPSAPRSGGDRRPQQHPRDPRHFVSSLFSSNPEARNPEEPKQEREAEDAKPTNAPLIDGLDTFTNLGLSPNLAAHLLTKLELKAPTAIQTSSITQLLKEESDAFIQAETGSGKTLAYLLPLVQRIMDLSKAKNEHTDTQVHRDSGLFAIILAPTRELCKQISVVLENILRCANWIVCGTVIGGEKKKSEKARLRKGLNILVATPGRLVDHLDNTEALEVSNVRWLVLDEGDRLMDMGFEEELQGIVKKLDARQRPSRVPGVPTRRTTILCSATLKMNVQKLGEISLKDAVHIKADPSEEEDEKSNKEEESFRVPAQLKQSYAIVPAKLRLVSLTAYLKRTFMRKGSVMKAIVFMSCADVVDFHFELFSRNQDREQQRKSDEEEKGEKDGKDGKDERDEKEEKDEEKEKLSAYGTIAPGRAFSTPTNPVILHRLHGSLPQNVRTATLGSFSRSTEACVMICTDVASRGLDLPNVDLVVEYDPAFSSDDHTHRIGRTARVGRDGRALIFLQPGCEENYVEVLKRGYRDGGKALTRTDANEILKRGFGGNDNKKKSWEERTTDWQMDVERWALDNPDYLEMARRAFQSHVRAYATHTSAERSMFNIKELHLGHLAKSFALRDRPGKINVPGLRPGQEDSKKDFKAARNVVAGNKRKAEDAPSSTNVTDEAARKMRAKMKEHMSGANEFNLA
- a CDS encoding Pantoate--beta-alanine ligase, translating into MSRLVNGARSFSTTTSSLLADATAASQSVRQPASFQVFRDVPSIRGLRHQLLLKDRSVGFVPTMGALHEGHLSLIRQAARENTDIFVSIFVNPTQFGVTEDLSSYPRTWDADVEKLENLNEELERLRENSANSGRITAIFAPTTKVMYPGLPPSSEVDGCGSFVTITPLSTKLEGGSRPVFFRGVTTVCMKLFNITTPDRIYFGQKDVQQTVVIKRMVEDFHVGTELRIIETTREHDGLALSSRNVYLGDRRRTVGLTIYKALKAAEEVYLNGNNSRADILGAARNVTDNVLSEQKSLSPSERALYEVDYISLADPDTLDELEVVDPVKGAVLSTAFKMAPLEESKQGEDCGLGDGKVPVRLIDNLIFGPRP